AAACTCCATAGGGAGGGAAGCTCCCCTTAGGAAAGCAAATCTGGGAGAGATTTAGGTGTCCTCAGCCCACCGGGGTGTCCCCCTGCTCTGGGGTCCCCGtggaggggctcagggggggttggatgctgtccctgctgggctgggaggcgATGGGACAGCCCAGCAAACCCACAGCAACTTTTTTCCAAGGAGGAAgttgaaaaataaacaagatATGGGGGGCCCAAAAGCAGGCAGAGGTGAGAGCAGGGCAGCCTGGGGGCAGCagggccccaaaaccccctggcCACTCTGCAAGGGCCCTTGCTGGCTCCCTGCTCCACTCCCAGCCAAATTAAATGCAAACCCTCTACCTCACAGCTAAACCGAAATTACTGCTGCGTGCACTGAACCAAAAACTCCCTCCCCACCTTCCTCTGCCCACAGAAATGCCTGGAAAAGTCCCTTCTAGTGCCTAAAGCTGCAGAGACTGGAATCATAGAACcccagaacggtttgggttggaagggaccttaaagctcatctcgtgCCACATCCCTTGCTGCCACCTTTCCTTCAGGggaagggttttttccttctttcttccatTCTTCCTACCAGCTCGTCACTGAAAACTACTGACCCCTCACCTTGGAAGTGCAGGGTGCAATGGCCAAGGCTCCAGGTGCTCCAggagggggatgctggggaCCACAGCTCTGTGGTACCCAGGAACAAGCTGTGATACTCAGCAGGCTGAGGGTTATGTGGTTTTTTGGGTATATATTGCAATGAAATTGGTTTTAATTCTTTGTCTTGGATAGCTTTCCTTGAGGGGTGTTGAAGACACACAGTGCTTAACCTGTACCACAATCTGGGGCTATTGGGACAAATTGAGGACAAACATTCTTCTCCTTTTTGGAAaatgcccagggaagttgtggaaTCCAGCAAAGTTGTGGCTTTCCCAcccctggaagagttcaaggccaggttggacggggcttggagcaacctggtctagtgccCGTTCTGAGCCCCTGTAATTAGGCTTTggctaatttattttatttctcagctCTCTTTGCTGGGATGTAGTTTCTTGCTGCTTCCCTGATGGTAGGGCTCAGAGCAAGGACAGGGACGGAGGATTCAAACCAGGGGCTTATAAAACAGGAGGCAAAAGGAGGCAGCATAAGGAAGAGGAAGCAGAGAGCAGTATAATTCCATCACTAGCTTCTacatctctctctccctcagcGTCTCTTTCCAGGTGGATCCATTGTGTCTATTAAATAGACCTCTAGTCCAGTATCCTGAATTTAAAGCTTTCATCCCTGTTTGAACTTTCAAGTTGAACTTTCCCATTCCAGGAGGATGGATTATCTCGGTTTGTGTTCTCTGTCTGTAGCTGCTGTACGAGCTCCTGCAGTACCTGATGGTCCTTCAGATACTTCCTGGCAACTGAGCCTAGTTTCCAATGATGATGATAATTTTTTAACTTAAGTCCAAACCCCTTGAGGATCCTTTAGAGGCAGAAAAGTTGCCTTCCTGCTTTTGCAGACACAGCTGAGCTCACCAGTATGAGGAAGATGATTGCTCAGTGTCACTGTTAACACTCCCTGGTGCAGACAGAGACAGAGGGAAAAGAGAACCTGACAATAATGGGATGAAAGGGTTCAGAGTGGGGTTTTAGCCTGACATTAATGCATTAGGGATCCAGCTCCTGCGGGAGCTAATGGAAGTGCTGCTATGATTAGAAGTGCCTCTGCAGACAAATAAGACAATGCTGGTAATGAGTGAGGCAACGCAGGCTGCAGGAGAGCTTATCACTGTCAGTGATGCCTCTCCTGATACCTTTTGGGTGTGTCCTGCCATCTCTCTGTGCTCAGAGGCAGAGATATCTCACCCCTGTGTCTAGACCACTGCCATCCCCATCAGGTGCCAGATTTGGGCTGTGTGGTTGTGTTGTATTCAGGGATAGGCACAGAGGATGTGCaggatggggaaggggctgACTGAGGATGGTTTTTTGAGCACAgcacctcagctgctgctggtctGTAGGTCTGGGTTTGATGTGCTCCTGCAGTTGAAGATTCAATATGAGAGCCCCTCTGGAAGGCTGGAAATAGCTTCATTCCCAGATACACATCTCAGTGGCATTCCTCAGCTCAGCCTGAGCTTAgcctgggtggtttttttgcaaGCCAAGACATTTCTCCTCTTCCCTGAgtcagccattccctggggaccATCCCTGTCACCCACAGATGCTCTGAGAGTCGAGCACAGGTCCCACGGTGAGCAAACCAGCTCTGGTGTGTCTGAACTGCCTGATCCACAGAGGTTGAAGGGCAAAGTTAATTGTAGGGGTGATGGCTGTGGCCTCTTCCCACTGGTGAACTTTAGACTGTAATTTCCAAGCTGGGGAAAACGGAAGTGATGCCCTGACTGATACATTATCAGcggacttgaaaaaaaaaaacaacaaaacaaaaaacctcaggAAAGCAAATGAGACATTTGGAATAGTAAAATGTCCCAGGTTTTAGCTGAAAATAGAATTTGTGGCTGCCAGGGTAGTgtgagaggaggaggtgaaagCCTAATTTGGCTCCTTACCATCCTCCAGATGCCTCCCCAGGTGGTGGGTGCATTAGCTATAAACCAAGAAAAACCAGCTCCTCTGGGAGGTGATAAGAGCAGATGAAACAGTAAATCATTAAGCAGACACAGCGTAGAGCACCATAATAAACAGGGGGCAAAGAGCACTAATGACAAGCCAGCAGAGACACGGAGGTGTTGCCAAACGTGCAGGCTGGGTGGTGGGGGAAGGGACAAAGTCAGGCTCAGCAGGGATGTCCTGGGATGGCGGCTGTGGCCACCAGCACCCACTGGACGTTCAGCTTGTTCTcttccctgctggctgtgagcaTGTCTCACTTCCTTTGGAGCTATAGGGATAAACAAGAGCTGTATGCCCCAGGGCACAAACATAACTgtggttggttttttcccctgtgcttACCCATTGCATGTtttcagaggaggaagagaagcaggagaaatagTTTTGCTGGTCACGTGTAGATGCTAAGAGAAGgtggcagagaaattttcctatTTTCACAGCCGCCTGTGAAAGTCTCCTTTCTCACTCTAACCAGCTGGGAAAGCACTCTGTGTTTTTGTAAACTATCTCACAGGTGCACAAGCTGTTTGTGACTTTGTTTCCACAccgggaaaaatattttgaaaatggatGTTATGCCGTTCAGCCAATCCCTCTGGGAGGCAGAGGGTCAAGCACCCAATGGTGTTATGCCACCCTTGCAAATATAGCTATAAAAGCTGAATTATAACATTAAATAgagcccttctctggactttgAACTCGATCCTGAATCCGTGTCATTCTTTGCGCTGTCTTGGTACAACAGCGACAGTCATGTGCCATATGCTCCTTGCTATCAGGCAGGAATGGAGACCAGGAACCCCAAAAGAGTCCCCATCACCCCCTGAGCTCAGGCCAGATCACATAAGCACTGTAAAGTGGCTGTGCATACCCCCTTTAGCTGATCTTTCTATTGGGATTGATCAGTATAATCTTCAGGTCCTCCCAGTGTGACTGCATCGATCTCAGGTGGGAAACCAGCAGGCCCCACTTGATATCAGCCATCAGTTACATATTTGACTGTATATTGCTGTGGTTGTGTTATAATTATAGCATCAATATGGCATGATATGGCTGCAATCCTTCTTGCTGTGGTATTCTTGCATGGGTTTGGTTCTGCTTCCAGTTATTACCCTGATGTTATCCCATTCTTCCTTGTACGTAAtccaaatttcccctctttccatTTAAAGCCATTATCCCCATTTCATGTCTATGATGAGATTCTCTACTCACCCAGAAAATAGAGATTTTTCAGCCCTCTCCATGGCTTGGGAATGCTGCTCCCTGAATCACAGGGAAACAGGTGGATGCTCCCATTCCCCAATTGCCCCTTTCAAAGGACTACAGAGATGATTGTATTAACCCACTGGactgtgccagccctgctggtAAACAGCATCTTGCTTTGATTTTCTGTTTAATTACCCAATGCACCCACTGTCAATAAATCTTTCCTTTTAAGTCATGAAATAAGGCAGAACCTTGCAGTGCTAACAGCGACCTGCAAAGCTGCCAGCCCCTACCATACCCTTGCCATGCACAGCTTTTCCACTCTTGgattaaacccccccaaactcaTCTTCATGACCCCACTGGAGTAGCTCAGAGATGCTTGGTGAAGGCAGGAATGGAGACCAGCctggtggcactgcagggacatCGGCCCCATGTGCTGCCATGTGTGGCTGCAGGCACCGGGGTGATGTTTGCACATGGAGCCAAtgtttgctcagctcgagctgctGGATTAGCTGTTTGGTTAAACCAGCTCAGATCAGGCAGGTTGGTTGCAGGGATTTAGGAGATTAGTTCTAACCCAGTGGATTTTCCTGCTCGGGGACAGATTCCTCTGGGAGATGGTATCTGCACCAGCCGTGGACTTCAAGGGATGAAACAAAGTGTCCCTGGGACAAACCAACCTGAAATCAGATATTAATAAAGCCAAAGAAACAACTCCCTCTCTCCAAGGCTGACAGCAACAACTCATGTTTAACCCCACATGCAAATCATCCCTTGTGCAACAGCAGAATAAGAACATTTTTGGTTTATATTTTCAGCAAGTGGGGACTGAAGCCCAAAAtgctgctggggaaggtggTTTCAGGATAATCAGGGCATCTGGGATGGGGAGGTCAGATCCAGCTCCAAACCATGCAACTCCTGCTATGTGGAGGGACAGCATCCACTCCACAAGGGAGATGGTTTCTGCCCAGCATTAAGTGTGGGCACAGCGTTCAGTTGGCACAGAGAAGTTACTAAACAGAGAAGGAAGTCCtgggcaccagcagcacagcctttGTTATCAATTAAAACATTCCTAATTGCCCAGCCTGCCACCCCTTCACATCAAGGCAGCCCTCAAACATATGGTCGAGCCCACATGAAAGAGCTGATCAGTTCTCAACCTAATTAAGCAAACAGCACACAGGAGCTGGCTGGGTTTAATTGCTGTAATTCTCCCAGGAAATGGGTCCCCCAGCATCCTGCAAACCGTGCATGTGTGCACTCCAGCACAGAGGCTCCAGCAGCTTGGTGCAAATCCTGGTTTAGGGATGctcaggagagggaagaaggagTGTGAGCAGATCAGGATGCAGGGAACGACTTGGTTTGTTTGCCCGAACCCACAATGTTTTGTTTCTGGCagcttttggggtatttttgaaggtatatttttaacaaaatgctTTGCTTTGTGGAATAGATGCAGGGTATTTTTCACCTCTTCCATGGCCTGAAATAATtccagagattttaaaaaattttggaCTTTGCACACCACTTCCATGGCTGTTCAAGGAGCTAAAGAAACACACTGGTGTTTACCCCTAGACATTCCTGTTTTCCCTATGTATTATCTCTCCTACCTGGTCCCCAAAAGCCCACCCTGCCCTGGTCTGCTGCAGGTCCTTATGCTCATACTTGCAGGAAAGCAAGAAAAGCAGAACCCACTGCTGGGAGGGATCCTTGGAATTAAAGGTTCAGGCTAGGATGTGTCAGAAATTGCAGCAGATTTGGGGCCTTTTTGAAACAACTGTAGCTTTTTTTGACATTTCCTAATCTTGGGGCAAGGACCTCAGAGAGGTCCCAGGTGTTCCCAATGCTCCTTCCTATTCCCATGTCCTTGGTCAAGCCTTCTCCAGTTCTCCCTGAAAGGgaaatcctattttttttccagtgttatGCCAAATAACTTGTGTAAATTAAATAATGacattgtttttctttgccttgTAGTCAGAGAAGGTTGACAGGATGGCGAATTTTAAGGGTCACGCACTTCCAGGCAGcttcttcctgctctttggGCTCTGGTGGTCTGTGAAATACCCACTGCAATATCTCAGCCAGAAAGTAAATAAGAAATCCTACAGGACTTCTTGTTTCCAGCGTGTGGATGCCATTGAAGGGGGAATCAAAATCTTCTTTTCTCTAGTAGGTAAGGGTTATATTTCACTTGCTATGCCAGTATTCACCTAGCCTGCAGTGATGACTGTACAGGAGCCCTGACTCCAGAGAAACTGGTCTAGATGTGGAAGGACCAGAGAATctttaaggctggaaaagacctctgagatcattaaATCCAACCATTAACCACTGCCAGGTCCCCCACTAAACCATGAACCTGACACCACATCTACatgtttttgaacacttccaagtaTAGTGATCCCAGCACTCGCCTGGGCAGCCTGGATGCATCCTTGATGTCCATCTTGCCTTGATCCCTGGTATAGTTTGATGTGGAAAAGCAAGTCTCATACCCCTTCCCAAAGCTGAGCTGCCATTAAACACAGGCCTGATTTTTCCATCCAGTCTTTTCTCCCAAATGCAAACTGACCAGCTCCTGCTTCAGAACCCCCAGCAGCAAGGAGTGGTCTCAGCCATTGCAAATAAACTCCCAGAAACTCCCTGCTCTTGGGTGTCCTGcagggatgctggcggagcagtTTGTCCCAGATGGCCCCCACTTGCACCTGTACAGCGGGGAGAGGCGTGACTGGGTGAAGCTGATGAACTGGCAGCACACCACCATGTACCTCTTCTACGGCCTCTCCGGGGTGGTGGATGTCCTCACCTACATCTCCCAGGCGGTGCCGCGGGGTCTGGATCGCCTCATGTTGGCCGTGGCCGTGTTCGTTGAAGGTTGGTCGAAGGTGGGGCTTAATTTGGGGAGGGATATTGGGGACCAAGTCAGAGAAGGACTAAAATTTGCCTGACTGAGATATTGCTCCAGATGCCTCTGGGGATAAGACACATTGTAGGGGATGTATTACGGCAGGCTgggatggaatgagatgggaAATACAGTCACGGATAGATTCAGGTTTGGGATCTCTGGGGCAAAGCAGCAGAATGAGGTTCCTTGTAATGATAAACAGCCAGTGGACTCTGCATTCCTCTGCCATCCACAGGCTGTTCTGCCCCACGTTTCCCCCGAGAGCCATTAATTGCACTGCAGGCAGCATCAGCCTCATCTGCTTGTGTGGCACGTGGCAATTTGAAGTGATTTATTCTGGCTTCAGCACATCACGAATATCATTCTGTCCTCAGGCTGCCTTGCAAGTCGCCAGCCGGGATTCCAGACCCCTCTTGGATCATAGACTCATAGAAAGACATGGCTTGGAAGGaagcttaaagatcatctagttccaaccccctgccatgggaaaaGAAGGTCATGTTTATATGGCAACCTCCTTAATGAAGGCACAGCTCCTGTTACTTTCCCTTTCCCGatcacagcagtttttgaggcagcagcaggggcagctccaCATGCACAGTTTGGCATGTAAGGAAATCTATCATTTACAGCTCCCAAAATGGGGTGAAGTTCAGCAATAAGAAAGAAGGACACGGCAGAAGCCTGGCTAGAAGGGAGGGGTTGTCTGAAGAGGTGATGGCACAGACATGGGAAGAAAACTACCCTGTCCTTGGTCCCTGCATTGCTCAGATCCTTCTGCCCCAAGGCTGGGTATCTCATCCTTCCAGGATGCTGGGATGCCAGGAGGCCTAGGGGATGTTTCTGTGTGGAGTCCCTTCTTTTTGTGGTGGCCTGTCTCAGTTTGCCATCCAGGCAGGTGATTGCTCGACTCAGTGGCCATGGCTGTCGTTGTGaatgctgctctgagcagggctTGTGCTTTGGCAGGTTGTCTCTTCTATTACCACGTCCTTCACCGCCCCATGTTGGACCAGCACATCCACTCCCTGCTGCTCATCACCATCtttgctggggctggcagcatcCTGCTGGAGGTTTTCCTGCGTGACAACATTGTCCTGGAGATGTTCCGAGCCAGCATCACCATCGTCCAGGGAACGTGGTTCTGGCAGGTCAGTTCTGCCTCCCCAGAGCAACAAAGCaaagggagaagaggagaaggagtcATGCGTCATGTATCAATCACACATCTCCCAAGGATTATTTTGCCAGGCTCACTTCATAAATAGCTCATAACCCAGAATGAAAATTTACTTATCACAGGTCATCTCTgatggctgctcctgctgcaagaGCCGTTTGTCTTGGCTTATTGCTCCTCCAGGGGGAAGAGTGAAAGCAAGTGAGCAACATTTTGCAGTATGTAACGACCAAGTACTAATTGCTTAATGTGTCTAATGCACCCTGCAGCCCTCCCTCTGGTTTAGTGGAAAGATACAAACCTCACCAGCAATAAAACAGCTGAGTTAAAATACAGCCAGCTGCTTGCTTTGGTAGGAGTTGGAGAAGCAAAGAAATCAGTTGGAGATAATTGCTCTTAAAACTAAGCTttcaaagaaaaccccaaactaacaaaaaaaagaaacaaaaaccaaccaaccaaaaccaaacaaaaaaccaaacaaaaaaaccacccccaaagcaaacctctttcccttctctttttcaaGGCTGCactagctcaaaccagcctTTATTCAGAGGTTAAAAACTGGGCTGAGCTTGTAAAATACTAAATCTGGAGTTTTTAAAGAATGCTTGGAGTTTGGAATGCTGAGGGACAATTGTGTCTGGATAttgaacagaaaaagaaatatcttgGGCACAGATTGGCTTTGTGTGGCCTCTCATTGCAAGGATGGACTTCACTCTCTCAGCAAAAACCTCTGTCCTGGTCAGGGCTCAAGTTCCTTGGTTACAACATGAATAAAGGTaattcactgtgagggtggtgactCTCTGGCACAGGTGGTttaaaccattctgggattctataaCTTTTTTCCCAACATTATAAACTTCTTGTTCCACCCAGATTGGTGTTgtgctgttccagccatggGGAGGTCCAATGTGGGATGAGAACAACCACAGCAACATCATGTTCCTCACAATGTGCTTCTTCTGGCACTGGGCAGCCGCTGTGGCCATCCTGGCTGTGAACTACACCCTCACTTACTGGTACGGCTGGGACGGGGCTGGGACAGGaactggggcagggctggggtgggcaggcagggcgggGTGCCCTGCAGTGACACAGATGTAGCCCAGCCCTTGCTGCAGTACAAAGTCACAGCTGAATAAGCAGTCCCGAGCTGCTGCAGGTTTCAGGGCACAGTATTTGTTGAGTGCACAGAATGCAAAACAGTGTCAGTGAGAGACACGGGCATTTAATGGGGAGAAGTCAAACAGCTGAGTCCCTAGAGGTGCTCCTGGAAGTCACACTGCTTGTTTTCCTCTGCACTGAGTGCTGAAGTCAAACTTCAGTTTGATAGAGACATCAAAGTGTTACCAGGACCCCCTGACACTTTGTCCCCTGCCTCACAAGGACTTAAGAGCAGTTGAGGGTCACTGAATTATTAGAGGTACAGAACCCAAAACATTACCAGCCCCCAGTTTGGCTTTTCCAAGGGGGTGGGAGGATTATCCCACTTTTAGGGATGCTCTGAGGGATGCTGTGTGAGCTACAGAATGGAGAGTTCAGTCCATGGCATCAAATAGATTTTATGCAGAACAAAGACCACTCAATCCCCCATCAACAGCATTTTAGGACCTCTAGAATGAGGGTTCTGGTGAGTGGCATTAGGCTGGGGATTTTTCTAATAATGATTTATTGCTCCTGTGTTACAGCTGTCTCCATAGGTTCAGAAGAGGCAGTGGAGAGCCCTACATCAGCCTGGGGGTCCGGCAGCAGAACtgtgacagcagctcccaggctgcCTTCTTGAATGGATCTGATGAAGAGTGAAGAGGGTGCAAACTCCTGCTCCAAACACACGAACAGTCCTTTttccagaagaaagaaatctaatgaaatatttatgttttgGAAGAGTGAGAAGTGCCCCTcggtgctgctgggaggaagGCTGAGCACGCAGGGGTGGCTGCCCTCCATCCATACCTGAGTATCTCTGGCTTGGACGCGGGCACAGCTTGAAGTGATTTTTAGCAGCAAAAGGAAGCATGGAAATTCAACATGACAAGATTGCTTCATCCTATGGGCTCCCCTGTGTGATCCCACAGGGATGGAGGGCATCCTTTGGCCAGCTGACTTTTCCAAGAGCCTCAAGGCTTTGACCTGCTGTGACTGAAGTCAGGGACATCTCCAGGCTGAGGTCATGCATCTCTGGAGCAAGGCATCACCCCAAGGAGAAGGAGTAAGAGAGTGTTGAATGTGAGATTATGGCAATTTTTGCAGTGCCAGGGCTTGGTTGCACACAATACAATATTATTACTGAAGTTTTGAACTAAAGAGGGGTTTTGTTAATCGTTTTCATGTTCACTTAAAGGCTGAGTGaataaatgtgaaataaaaatctttgCTGAGCTGATATCCTTAAATTTAAGACTGATAAATTATAGAGTGTGTAATAATAGCTTAGAAAAATCCATCCCTCAGACCTGCAAAGCCTGAAGGACTGTAAGATACATAGCTAAGCAGCAGGGATTCATGAAATGTCCCAGTTTTCCATTGAAAATAAACCCCCTCAGCTTGGAAAGCAAGATGAAACAAGCACATGGTTTGTTTTTAGGCTGCCTTTGCTAGCTAATTTCTTGCAAAAAGTGACTGGAAATGTCACCTCCTAGACAGGAGGAAAATATGCTAGTGGTGAGTaaggggattaaaaaaaattatatttttatatatatatatataaaaataaataaaataaccaCCAGCACGAAGTAAATTACAATTGTTCATGTCTCAAACCCCAGGGCTGGAAAGACGCTCTGCACTGAGATCTTCTCCCTCCTGTGTAGTGGGGGATGTATGGCAGGAGATTTTTGTGCTCATGTTCATGACTgcacagaaaagcagctcctggcaggtCCAAGGGAAATCAAAGTTTGTGTTTTAACCCCTTTTCCCTTGTGCAAAGAGCCTGTCACAGACTGCAGAGACTATAGCCTGGATTGTATTGCTTATTAACAGTGCTGCGAAGACTAACTAGCTTCCCTTGATGCCAGCTTTCCTGTACCTCCACTGCTAAGCCGGTTTATTTTGCAGGGCTGGATACTGGGAGGTGCAAAGAGACTGGGCGTGATGAGaatgaagcagcagagctgcatctCCGTACATCCATCCCATAAACTCACGATTAGGTCTCATGAGTCGTAACCACTGAACATGAGGAGTATTTtgtaggtatttttttttctgccgaGGCAGAACAGTTTTTCCAAACACCACAAATTCCTCTGGCTGCTGTGGGGAGACACAACCCATCCTGCAGATGCCACATGCTAATGGCAGAGAGCCCCCCGGGAGGAAGGGCACAAACCGGGCGAACGGGAATGctgcaggacagggatgggCTCGTTGAAGAGCAAAAAGGCCTTTTGTGATGGTCTGGATTATTTCTGGTCTTCTCTGAATTATTTGCTTTTAGGAAGCAGCCCAAGCATCCCTATTTTCACCGAACAGCCAggggagggcagcagctgcagctggaccaGGAACGGATCCAAGCTGGATGCCGtcatcttcctccttcccacccccaAAAGCCGGAGGTTTTTTCCATTCCAGGGCACACAAATGAGAGCTGACTTTGGTTTTTAAAAGCACTCCTTGCTTTTGGAAGTGGGATCGTGTTTATTTAACTCTTCACAGCTCTTAATCAAGTTGTTGTctcctttcccccctcctttctTTGGCCCCTGTCACTGTATGGCCACAAAACACCTTTTCCCTCCACAGCACCCAGAGTCTGGAATAGTTTCTGTTTGCCTCATTAACTCCCTGCTCCTACAAACATTCTAGGCCTGTCAGCAGAGCACTCACTAATTTGTTTTCCAGCTCTGGAGCACGTTCTTTTCCAAGGTATGAAGGTCAGCAAAGGAGGAGAGATCCAGCCTGTGATTAAGGAAGGAAATACAGTTGGGGTTCATTTCTGCGTGAGAATTcatcattttcattttaactAAAACCAGTTTGTAAATAGTTTAGGTACCAAAAGAAGGTATGAAGGTGTCTGGACCAGTGGTACAGAGATGGTTTATTATACAGAGGTGCAACCATAAGCCATCCTCACATTTATTTCTTGAGTGATGGATATTTTAGGACAGGCCTAGATGAAGACTTGCTTTTAACACAACATTAGCATCAAAGATGCTCTGGATCATGTTTTTTCAGCATATAAtgtttggacttgatgatcttgaaggttttttccaacctaaactattctatgattctataaattGAGTTCAAGTGTCTCTGCACTGGACCCATTGGCCATGCAGCcggggtgggctggggctgtgtttgtatCCACATCCacactgattttaaaaagaCCAGGATGCCCTGGGTGGTGTCTCAGGGATGTTTTTCCGTGTGTAATTGTAGCCTGATGTTCGATTTTGTCACTCAGGCGTCCTGCTCATCCACGGCCAGAAGGAGCTGCTGATCCTCCCCTTTTCTTACAAAGGAGCCCAGACAACACCCCCAGAGCAGCCAAAGGTC
This is a stretch of genomic DNA from Aphelocoma coerulescens isolate FSJ_1873_10779 chromosome 24, UR_Acoe_1.0, whole genome shotgun sequence. It encodes these proteins:
- the LOC138098345 gene encoding transmembrane protein 45B-like; the protein is MANFKGHALPGSFFLLFGLWWSVKYPLQYLSQKVNKKSYRTSCFQRVDAIEGGIKIFFSLVGMLAEQFVPDGPHLHLYSGERRDWVKLMNWQHTTMYLFYGLSGVVDVLTYISQAVPRGLDRLMLAVAVFVEGCLFYYHVLHRPMLDQHIHSLLLITIFAGAGSILLEVFLRDNIVLEMFRASITIVQGTWFWQIGVVLFQPWGGPMWDENNHSNIMFLTMCFFWHWAAAVAILAVNYTLTYCCLHRFRRGSGEPYISLGVRQQNCDSSSQAAFLNGSDEE